The region GTGCCACCCTGCGTTATCTTCCTCGGCTATTGTGCCTGGTCTTATTGGTGGTATTGAGTGGTGTAGTATGCTCAGTATTAATTTATCCATGAATGGCCTCGCTTAATGTTTTAAATCGTAGGTTGAACATTTTTAGGTATTCTATTGTTGCTTTAATCAGGGTTGGGTTTTCTCTGTGCATTACTATACTTATTAATTTTGGTTTTCCCGTGATTAACTTTATTATTAGTTTTGGTAAATGCCTTATCCCCATACCCCCTATTGCGTACCTTATGAACCTTTCGTTCCACCTATTGTACTCGCCCATGGTTCTCCCGTATGCGAAGTACCTGCTTGCCTCCTCGATTACTTCGTTGTTGAATGATCCGTAGGGGTATGCTATGCCTACCTCGTAATCGATGCCCCACCTCCTTAGTGTGTTTATGCTGTTTATGAATTCCTCCCTGATTTTTTCTCTACCTATCCTTGTTAGGTCTGGGTGGGTGTGGGTGTGGGATCCTACTTCGTGGCCCATGTCCATGATTTCCCTTATTAGTTTCGGTTCTTTTGTGATTAGTTTTTCGCCACTATATTCGGTGAGTCCTGTTATTAGGAAGAATGTGGCTGGTATGTCCATTTTGTAGAGTAGCTTTGCGTATTCGTATTGTTTTATGTACCCATCATCGAAGCTTATGGCTACGTAGGTCATGCTAACATTGCTTCCTGATAGACTTTGACGTACCCGTTTATCATGGATTCAAGGGAGAATTTAGGTGCGATGTTCAGGGCCCTCTGTGATAATTTGTTGTGTAGGTTTTTGTCGGTTAGTAATTGTATTATTGCCTCGGCATACTCCCTCTCATTGAGTATGTTAACCATTATGCCAGCCCCTGTCTCGGCTACTAACTCCATTGCGTAGGGGGCTTTGTGCGTTATTACTGGTTTGCCCATTGCGTATGCTTCTGCGATTACTATCCCGAAGCCTTCGGCTAGGCTTGGGTGTGTAAGTATCTTAGACCTTGCCAGTATCCTCATTGCTCTCTCTCTCTGGGTAATGAGCCGTGCATTATTACGTTGTTTTTCAGGTCTAGCTTCTCAATTAGTTTCCTCATTTCGTTAAATAATGGCCCATCACCGACTATGTCGAGTTTTGCGTTGGGTATTTCATTAACCACATGCCTAAAGGCCTTGATTAACCACCTAACCCCCTTATACTCCATCAACCTGGCGATGAAGGATACCCTATAATCCTCGGGTTCCACCTCACTCTGTATTTTCCTTAGCCATCGTATGTTGACCCCATTATAGACTACACGAGCCCTCTTTAGAAACTCACCCTTTGTTTTGTTATCCATGTTTTTTACGGAATCCCATAATGCCGCCTTCGACACGAAAACCACACGCTTTACCTGGGGCTTGGTAAAGATGCTTATTAGCCTGGCCGGTATTGAGTGACTTATGTCGAATAGTATGGATCTGATTTTATCCTCGCCACCCATTAGTATTCTTATTCTTCCTAGCATGGGTGTTCCGTGCACTGTGACCACGGTGGGTGCGTACCTAGTTATCCAGGGTAGGTAGCCCGTTATACCGCTGGCGTCATGTATGATGTCTGGCTTCAGTTCTTTTACCACCTTCATCATGTCCATGCCCCTTAAGCTGTAGAACCATAGATCCTTGGGTGGTATTGGTGGTGATAACAGCAGGCGCACGTTAGTGCTGTTAATTGTATTTAATGAGTGGCTCCTTGACACTACATGGACATCGTGACCCAGTGCCTTAAGTCCCTGGGCCAATTCGTATGCGAACGTTCCGACCCCACCAAACGTGTATGGTGGGTACTCAGCTGTTACTATGAGGGTTCTCATTGATGTAGATGATTGCGTATTTACTATTAAATACTACGGCTGCGGGGCTAAGTGGTTTGTAAACTATTGTTGGTGGTACGCCAGGACCCATTGCGGCATAGTATGGGGTATTCGTCGTGTTAGTCACGACATACATGTTCAGGGTCATTGTTTTATTCTCTATAAAGGCCACGGTCGACAGTGCGTTAATCATGGCATTTGTGGGGTAACCACCAACCCACCCGATTGTTGGTGAGTACCAGGGTGATGTGCCCATTAATGGTGAGTATACGTAGATGTTCTTCACGTTATTTGATAATAAATTGATCACTACATATGAGATTTTAATTATTGACTTCGTTATTGGGGGTGGATTGGTGGCGTGTATTTTTGCGTATTCTACCGGTGATATGTTTGGGTCGCGCGCCGCTAGCACGGTTACTACGATTAGTAGTGCTATTAGGAATATGGTTAATGCCCTTCTTCTTTTTAGCATTGATATTGTGTATCCCGCTATTGGTAGTATTAATGGTATTGCTGTGTAAGCATTGGTATTGATTGGATTCCCACCTCTGAAGAATAGCATTTGCAGTGCCGCTAGTACGGGTAGTACTATGCCCACTATTAGTAGGGTTATTATCCAGGGATCCTCCCTCCTCTTTTTAAATAATACGTATAGTGCGTATGCCGCTGAGATTGATAGTGCTAATGCCCAGGGTAGTGTCTGTGCTGGATTAACGTGGGCAAAGAGGATAAAGTGGGGTGCCGCTGTCGTAGTAGATACTGTCGTTGTCTTTACGAGTATGCTTTGTATTTTGTTTACGAGCCCATTTATGAAATCTGCAATTATTGGGTATATGTATGTTAGGTATCCATTTGTGTATGTTATTACGATTAATGTGATTATTAGGTATATTATTGATGCAGTGATTACAGTGTTTGTTCTACCTGCTCTATGCCTTAGTGGCATGTAGAGTTTGAGTTTTGGTAGTACGTAAATGGCTATTATTAGGGCTGGTGGTATGAATAGTTCTAGTATGGCTGTTGTTAGTGATAGCATGGCTGCTGCGTAGCTTATGGCACTGATTGCTATGTTTCGCCAAGCGTCCCCGTCTTTCGTTATTTTTATTAGTGCCAGTGTGGATATTATGACTAGTAGGTTTGACATCCATAGGTGTGGGTTGAGTGTTAGTGCTGTTTCTGGTGTGATGCCTAGTAGTAGCATTGCTATTATGCCCGCCCTCTTATCGTTGAATAGGTATATTGTTAATGTGTAGATTACTAGGTCAAAGGCTATGGTGAAGATTGAGTACCATATGAACCAGGGGATTGCGGAGAACCACGGCATGTTGAGTGTTTTGTCTAGGAATGTCATTACGGCCACCTGTGCTGGGAATGGGTTGTAGGCTGGGTTATGTGCAAATGAGTAGTTCCAGTGTCCTGTTACGTACATGCCTCTGTTCATTTCCGCTCCTTCTCCGAGGCCTATGCCGCTTTGTGACACTTGTGCGTTTAGTATTGTTATGTGTAATGTGAGTATTCCTGGTAGTACATATTTAATTAATTTGTCTATATCATGTTCGTTTGCCATGGTGGGTATTAGGAGTAGTGTAATTGAGGCTCCTATTAGTGTTAGGTATAATGTTTCATTGTTTTGCTGTATTGGTGTGGCTAGGTTTAGGAATAGCGTTATTGCGACTAACACGTTCCCCGATATTGCCATTACCCTTGCCGTGCCACTGCCTATTAGGTCTGTGTAATCGTGTTCTTTATCATGTACCTTCACTAGGATTGTTGTGAATATTGTTGTTAGGATTATCGCGGTTATTGGTAGTAGGTTTGTGAATGTAAGGTTCATGGTTACTCCCTGTATATTTCAGTCATTAATATAGCTATTTCACTCCAGGTCCTTAGGTACTGTGATTTGCTTTCCCTGGCCTTTCTTGTGATTTCCTTGATCATCTCGGGATTGCTTAGTAGGTTGGTTATGGTGTTTTTTAGGGCTTTTACTGATGGTTCTGTTATGATTGTGTGTGGCATGCTCAGTCTTGGTATTGAGCCCACATTGGTCGCCACTAATGGTTTGTTTCTGGCTAATGTTTCAAAAAGTATCAGTGGGTATGACTCCCCCGCATGCTTGCTGGGTAGGATCACGAATTCTGACTCGTCTATTAGTGCTATTTTATCTTCTTCGCTTACGAATCCCGTGAATATTACATTCTCACTGAGTTTTAGGTCTTTGGTGAGTTTTATTAGTTTGTTATAGTATTTTTTGTTTCCTGTCCCTGCTATTACCAGTTTTACGTCTTTTATGGCGCCTTCGCTGATTAGTGATTTATAGGATCTTATTAGTAGGTCAATGCCCTTTAGTGGGTCTATTCTGCCTACGTATAGTATGAATTTCGAATTGCCTATGTTGTACTTGCTCCTTACGTAGGCTGTGTTTTCGTTATTTTCTAGGTAGTGTTTTGGTATTCCGTGGGGTATTACCGTTGCTTCTATTCCGTACTTTTGTTTTAGTAGTTCGTGTTCATATTGGTTTGTGGTTAGTGCTTTGTTGGTTATTTTCTTGACTTTCTTTGTGATTAGTACTT is a window of Vulcanisaeta thermophila DNA encoding:
- a CDS encoding glycosyltransferase family 4 protein, translated to MRTLIVTAEYPPYTFGGVGTFAYELAQGLKALGHDVHVVSRSHSLNTINSTNVRLLLSPPIPPKDLWFYSLRGMDMMKVVKELKPDIIHDASGITGYLPWITRYAPTVVTVHGTPMLGRIRILMGGEDKIRSILFDISHSIPARLISIFTKPQVKRVVFVSKAALWDSVKNMDNKTKGEFLKRARVVYNGVNIRWLRKIQSEVEPEDYRVSFIARLMEYKGVRWLIKAFRHVVNEIPNAKLDIVGDGPLFNEMRKLIEKLDLKNNVIMHGSLPREREQ
- a CDS encoding glycosyltransferase family 4 protein, with product MIIVHTHHHYWPVIGGLENAIKYLAEEQVKLGHEVHVITSTYGATERPKDEEINGVHIHRIKATRLIYPDLTIPREIPNEILRKADIIHAWSHNSYFNYTILRNSRINNHVVYFIGVDYLKHHVNPLIRTIGYTYQVLITKKVKKITNKALTTNQYEHELLKQKYGIEATVIPHGIPKHYLENNENTAYVRSKYNIGNSKFILYVGRIDPLKGIDLLIRSYKSLISEGAIKDVKLVIAGTGNKKYYNKLIKLTKDLKLSENVIFTGFVSEEDKIALIDESEFVILPSKHAGESYPLILFETLARNKPLVATNVGSIPRLSMPHTIITEPSVKALKNTITNLLSNPEMIKEITRKARESKSQYLRTWSEIAILMTEIYRE
- a CDS encoding glycosyltransferase — translated: MRILARSKILTHPSLAEGFGIVIAEAYAMGKPVITHKAPYAMELVAETGAGIMVNILNEREYAEAIIQLLTDKNLHNKLSQRALNIAPKFSLESMINGYVKVYQEAMLA
- a CDS encoding polysaccharide deacetylase family protein, with product MTYVAISFDDGYIKQYEYAKLLYKMDIPATFFLITGLTEYSGEKLITKEPKLIREIMDMGHEVGSHTHTHPDLTRIGREKIREEFINSINTLRRWGIDYEVGIAYPYGSFNNEVIEEASRYFAYGRTMGEYNRWNERFIRYAIGGMGIRHLPKLIIKLITGKPKLISIVMHRENPTLIKATIEYLKMFNLRFKTLSEAIHG